Below is a genomic region from Roseovarius arcticus.
GTCAATGACGTCCGATCCGTTCGTCTTCCTGCTAATAGTCATGGGCGCGCTCTTGCTCGTCGGGATGCTAATCGATGGGATCGCGGCGCTGATCCTCGTCACGCCGATCCTTTTGCCCATCGCGACTGGCGACTACGGCATAAGCCCGTTCCAATTCGGCGTGGTCATCAGCATCAATCTGGCGCTGGGGCTGCTGACGCCGCCGGTGGGCGTCGGTCTGTATATCGCCGCCTCGATGAGCGATGTGAAGGCAACGGCGATCTTTGCCGCGCTCTGGCCATTCTTGATCGCGGTTTTGTTGGTGCTGCTGGCCGTTTGCTACTTTCCGTCTCTGTCGCTGATACTGCTGGGTTGAAGGATGTTTGCGGCCTCCTCCAGCGCCTCCAGCAACGCTGAGGCGGCGGGGGTTAGCGACGTGGCGCTGCGAAATGATGCGCCCAACGGGCCATCGCCAAAGGGCAGGGACAGCCTCAATTCAGCAAGCGCGCTGCCTGTGCCTAGCCCAGCCGCCTCTGCTGGCATGGCGCAGATCATATCGCTGGCCGCCAGCAGGCCGCGATTGGTGACATAGCTGACCGATTCGACCAGCGTCGGCGGCACATACTGCCCTTCCGCGACAAAGAATTGATCTATCTGGCGGCGTAGCGTGGTATCGGGCGGCGGCAATATCCAACCATAGCAGCGCAGATCGTCAAACCCGAGGCTGCGCCCCAGCAACGGATGACCCGCACGCACGACCAGCGCGATGCGCCCCTGCATCAGGCGCCGCTGCTCCAAATCCGAACGATGGCGAAGGACGGGTAGGCGGCCCACCACCAGATCCAGCTCGCCCGCGCGAAGTCGGGGCATCAGCACCTCGTTGGTGCCCTCGACCACCTTGATGGCAAGGCGCGGGCGCTGCAACAGCACTGCGTTGATCGCCATGGGGAGCAGCCCGCCAGAGGCCGCAAGTAGCGTGCCGACCACGATCCGCCCCGCATTTCCGCCTGCCAGATCCTCCATCTCCTGCGCGGTGGTGCCTATCTGCGAGAATATCAGTTGCCCGCCCCGGATTAGCGCCTCGCCGAACACGGTCGGGACGACGCCCCGGTTGGTGCGGTCGAACAACAAAACGTCAAAGTCGATTTCCAGATCCTTGATCATCTTGGTCGCGGCGGGCTGTGAAAGGTTCAGCTCACGCGCGGCGTGCAAGATGCTGCCGTGGCGCGCCACCGCAATCAGCAGGCGCAGCTGCCGCAGCTTGAGCCGGCCAATAACGCGGGCCATGATCTGGGCGTGGCTGGGCATGATCCTAAAGCCGCATCCACGCGGTCTGGTTTCTCACCGCGCGCACCGCACTCATCGCCGCAAGGGCCGAAGATTTGGGATTATCGGGTAGCGCGTTGCCGGAAATGATAAAATCTAGTCGGCCGAAAGCGCCTTGCGCCTCGATCCGGTGGATGTTCTGCGCTGCCGCCGGATCGGCAATCAGGCACACCTCGGTCGCGTCAAATCCGATCCCGGCCAGCGCGACGGCGGCGGCGACATTGGCGTTCTTGGGATAGCTCAACGCTGCCTGCCGGGCCGTGCCGGTGAAATGCGCGGTAGCCTCTGTCAGGCTCGCCAGTTCCAGCACCTCCTCAGCCGGTGATCCGGCCCAGCCTGCGGGCGGTTTGGTCCCAGTATAGCAAACATGGTCGAGGCCACCGATCGCCGCCGCCGCCAGCGCGTCCAGCGCGCCGATCGCGCCTGACGCCAGATGCAGGGTGGTGCCGCCAGCCTCTGCGCCCTGCTTCAATGCCTCTTTCAGCATATCGTTCGCTAACGCGCCCAGAGACAACGTAATCACGTCACAGCCCGCGCCCAGCAGCGCAGCACCATTTGCAGATAGGCCCGCGTGTCCCGCGCAATCGACAACCAGCCGCGCATGACGTGCCATCTCGCGCGCCTCTGTGACAGGCACGAGGCCCAAAGCAGCTTGCGCCGCAGCTTCGCGGCCGGGTCGGGCCAACACGGCGCTGGCTGGCGTTCCGCCCATCGCCAGCGCCTGCGCCACGTAACGCGCAATCGCGCCATGCCCGATGATACCAATGCCCGTCATGGTCGTCCTCCGCCGGAATTCTGCCCCCCGGTTTAGAGTAAGCATCAGGCCCGTGCTATCTGTTTTCGTGATACCAATCGTGACAGCCGCTATTTGCACCCTTTCGCGACGCGGCGCATCATGCGCCATGACTTTGATATGCAGGCATCACGCGCTATGACACCCGGTGTTCGGCCACAAGATAATCACACGCTTTTGCGCGGGGCGGGTCAGTATTGCGATGATATCGTTCTACCCGGCGCGCTGCGGGCCGTCTTCCTGCGCAGCGACGTGGCTGCGGGTGCGATTTCTGGTTTGGATATCACGGACGCTGGCAACCAGCCCGGAGTGCGGGCCATTCACACCGGCGCGGACGTGGCCCATCTGGGCCCGTTACCTGTAAATAAGGTGATGCCGCTGGAACTCGCGGTTCCTTATGCGGTCCTTGCCCAAGGGCATGTGACTGCGGTTGGCCAGCCTATCGCGGCCATCTTGGCGGCCAGCCGGAGCGAGGCGCTGGACGCGCTGGATTGCATCGTGCTCGACATTGAGACGGTGGACCTTCCGGCGCCGTCGCTTATCGCGCAGCGCGAGTGGCGCGCAGGTGACCCGGACGGCGCGCTGCGAACGGCGGCGCATATAGTTGAGGCGACCGTCCAGCACGCGCGCCTTGCGCCATGTGCCATGGAGCCGCGCGGCATTGCCGTGCGGCCTGAGGCAGGCGGCGGCGTGACGATCTGGCATTCGACCCAAACACCGCACCGCACACGTAGCCATCTGGCGCAAATTCTAGGGATAGACACGGGCCTTATTCGCGTAATCGCGCCTAATGTTGGCGGCGCATTCGGGATGAAAGCGTCGCTTTACCCTGAGGAGGTGTATTGCGTCTGGGCGGCGATGCAACTGGGCGCACCTGTCAGGTGGGCCGCATCGCGCAGCGAGGATTTCCTGTCAGCGACGCATGGCCGGGGCATCAGCGCCAAGGGCACTTTGGCGATGGACGCCGGTGGCCGTTTCACCGCGATGACGGCAGATGTTGTTGCGCCCGTGGGTGGCTGGCTTTCCAACAGCGCGCTAATTCCGGCGTGGAACGCGGCGCGCATCCTGCCGGGGCCGTACGTGATCGACGATGTCAATATCACCGCCGCCGTACAGATCGAACATCGCGCGCCAACCGGGATTTATCGCGGGGCAGGGCGCCCCGAGGCGGCAGCCCTGACCGAGCGGCTGGTGGATAAGGCAGCGCGCATCGCCAACCTCGATCCGTTCGAAATTCGTCTGCGAAACGTGCCAGCCAAAGACGCGCTTCCCCGCCAGACAGCGACGGGCCAGATTCTGGACAGTGGCGACTACGCAGGCGCGCTGCACCTGCTGCGAAAGGCATCGCGCTATGAAACGCGTGTGGCCGACATCGCCCGGCGACGTGACGCGGGCGAGCTGGTCGGCCTCGGCCTTGCCGTCTTTCTAGAGCCGTCGGGCGAGGGGTGGGAAAGCGCGCGCGTGACATGGGGGGCAGATGGCCGCGTTCGCGTCGACAGCGGAACCTCAGCCCAGGGACAGGCTCGCGCCCGAAGCTATGCAGCTATCGCGGCGCAGGCGTTGCAAGTGGCGCCTCAGGACATCGACGTACGCCACGGCGACACCGAAACCTGCCCCGAGGGGATAGGTGCCGTCGCCTCGCGCAGCACGGCTATCGGCGGTAGCGCTGTGCTTGAGGCATGCCAGCGCCTGCGCGAGGCGCGCTGTGCGGGCGCGAACCTGCCTCTGAGCGAAGAGGTCCGTTACACGGCGCAAGGGCAGGCTTGGGGCTATGGCGCTTACTTGGTGCAGCTGTCCATCGACGCAGATACCGGCGCGCCGCATATCGAGGCGGTGATATGCGTGGATGATGCGGGCCGGATCATCGACGCGCAGGCGGTGGCCGATCAGATCACCGGCGGCCTTGCCCAAGGAGTCGGCGAGGCGCTGATGGAGGCGATCCACTATGACGCCGACGGCCAATTGCTGACCGCATCGTTCATGGATTATGCCTTGCCGCGTGCCGATGATATGCCACAGATAAGCCTGCACGAGATGCAGACGCCCAGCCCGGTCAACCCCTTGGGCGCCAAGGGCGTGGGCGAGGCAGGCACCATCGGCGCACCTGCCGCCATATTGAACGCCGCCATAGACGCGCTTGCGCCCCTAGGCGTCACCGATTTGCAAATGCCGCTCACCTCCCAGACCCTCTGGCAGGCGATGAGCGAGGCGAAAACCCGAAAGGCCGCGACATGAACTACTCAAAACTCGACGCCAAAGATTATGCCCGCGAGCATATGCGCGGCATTTGGGCCGCCGCTCTGAATCCGTTTTGTCCTGATGGCACCTTTGACGAGGTCGGGCTAAGGCAAAACATTAGACATTGGGTAGATGACCTTGATATAAAGGGTCTTTTCATCGCTGGAAAGCAGGGAGAATTCTTCTCTATGTCGCTGGAGGAGCGCAAGCGCAACTTTGAGGTAGCTGTCGATGAATGTAGCGGACGCGCGGGCACGATCATGTCGGCGTCGGATCAGAACTTCGACACTGTGCTTAGTTTGGCCCGTCATGCGCAGGATTGCGGCGCCGATTATATCGTCGTCCATGCACCGATGTTGCATTTCGTGACGGACCACGATGAGTTAGTTTACAACTATTACAAAACGATATGCGACGAAGTTGATATTGGCATCGCAATGTGGAGCCATCCCGACAGTGGATACCTCATGTCGCCAGAGTTGTGCGCACGCATCGCAGACCTGCCTAATATCGTCGCGATTAAGTACTCTGTCCCGCGCGAGATGTATGTCCGACTGAGCCATATGGTCGGCGATAAAATCCACGTCTCGACCGCGTCAGAGGTTGAGTGGCTCGACAATGTAGAAGAGCTCGGCTGGAAGCTGTACCTATGCTCGTCGCCGCCATATCTGCTGCAATCGAAGGTGGACAGGAGGATGCACGACTACACACAACTGGCCTTTGCGGGGGACTTTGCAGCAGCGCGCCGCGTGCGCGACAGTCTTGACCCGGTGCGCAACGCATTTAGACTGACCAAACCGGGCGGAAAGCCGCAGGCGCATGCCAAGTACTGGCAAGAGCTGCTGGGGCAAGTTGGCGGCCCGGTACGTGCGCCGATGCTTCAACTGACGGACGCTGAAAAGGCAAAGACGTATGAGGCATTCGAGGGTTGCGGGCTCAAGATCTGATCGCCAACGATGAACGGAAAAGGCGCGCTGATCGATGAATGTCGACCATCAGTCATATCAGATTAGCAAACTTGCATTGTTTACATAATACTGATTATGCGAAAATCCGATGTACGCGCAAAGTTAGAATGTCCCACATCTGCAAAGTAGAAATGTCACACTTCCCTGTTGATCAAGCAGGATTGGAGTGTGGCCGTGGGGTTGGTGATCATGAGCGAACGCGAACTAAACCGGATCGAAGTGCTGAGCCAAGTGACACAAGGCCGGATGACGGCTGTCACGGCTGCCAACGTATTGGGGCTGAGCCGCAGGCAGGTTCATCGGTTGCTGAAGATATTTCAGTCGGATGGCGCGGCAGCGATCCGGCATAAGGCGCGTGGTCGCAGATCCAACAATTGGATCGACCCTGCGGTGCGTGAGTTTGCGGTGACGTTGGTCCGAGAGAAGTACAGCGATTTTGGGCCGACATTCGCCGCTGAGAAGCTGGCTGAAGACCACGATTTGAAAGTATCGCGTGAGACGCTGCGTAAATGGATGAAAGACGCTGGAATTTGGCTCAGTCGTAAACAACGCCGCACATTTCACCAGCCGCGGCTGCGTCGGGAATGCCTTGGAGAGTTGATCCAGATTGATGGCTCGGATCATCACTGGTTTGAAGACCGTGGTCCGGCCTGCACTCTGTTGGTGTTCATCGATGACGCGACCAGCACCCTGATGCAGGTGCGGTTCGTTACTTCCGAGAGCACGTTCAGCTACTTTGAGGCGCTGGATCTATACTTGGCAGCGCATGGTCGGCCGGTTGCGTTCTATTCCGACAAGCACACGGTGTTCCGTGTGGCAAATCAATCCGCCAAATCGGGGCACGGCATGACCCAGTTTGGGCGTGCCCTGAATGAGTTAAACATCGAGATTCTTTGCGCAAACAGCTCTCAGGCCAAGGGCCGCGTCGAACGGGCAAACCGCATATTGCAGGATCGTTTGGTCAAAGAACTCAGGCTGGCCGGGATCTCTGACATGGACGCCGCCAATGCGGTCCTCCCCGGCTTCATGGAGCGCTACAACGCCAAGTTTGCGAAGGCCCCACGCCGTGCTGACAATCTGCACAGGCTTATGAACATCGAACCAGATCGCCTGCGCGACGTCTTTTGTTTGCGCGATGAACGCTACGTCGGCAAACAGCTGGCCTTCTCGTTTGAGCGGCAACGGATCATCCTGATTGAGAACGAGATCACGCGGGATCTCGTTGGCAAATACGTCGACAGCTACGCCTTTCCGGATGGTCGCCTTGAGTTTCGCTGGAAGGGTGTCGGACTCCCCTACTCCGTCTTCGACAAGGACCAGCGCGTCACGCACGCTGCGATCACCGAGAACAAACATCTCAGTGCCGTCCTGGAGCACATTAAGGCCGAACAGGACAAGGCACCACCAATGCCGCGCCGCGCTGGCAAGCAGAAAACCCGCTATGAACCAACGGGGCGGCGCAACGATGGCTGGAACTCAAAGCTCGCCCGGCGCGCCAAGGCAAAGCTCGCAGAAACATCACCGCCAGACGCAGGGTGACCCACCCACGCAAGGCTTAACAACCCTGCGATATTTGAGGTCTCCGGGCTGCTAAGCCTTGCTGCCGTCAGCGCCCTTGGTGACATTTCTACTTTGCGCGCCGAGGGACATT
It encodes:
- a CDS encoding LysR family transcriptional regulator — encoded protein: MPSHAQIMARVIGRLKLRQLRLLIAVARHGSILHAARELNLSQPAATKMIKDLEIDFDVLLFDRTNRGVVPTVFGEALIRGGQLIFSQIGTTAQEMEDLAGGNAGRIVVGTLLAASGGLLPMAINAVLLQRPRLAIKVVEGTNEVLMPRLRAGELDLVVGRLPVLRHRSDLEQRRLMQGRIALVVRAGHPLLGRSLGFDDLRCYGWILPPPDTTLRRQIDQFFVAEGQYVPPTLVESVSYVTNRGLLAASDMICAMPAEAAGLGTGSALAELRLSLPFGDGPLGASFRSATSLTPAASALLEALEEAANILQPSSISDRDGK
- a CDS encoding aspartate dehydrogenase; this translates as MTGIGIIGHGAIARYVAQALAMGGTPASAVLARPGREAAAQAALGLVPVTEAREMARHARLVVDCAGHAGLSANGAALLGAGCDVITLSLGALANDMLKEALKQGAEAGGTTLHLASGAIGALDALAAAAIGGLDHVCYTGTKPPAGWAGSPAEEVLELASLTEATAHFTGTARQAALSYPKNANVAAAVALAGIGFDATEVCLIADPAAAQNIHRIEAQGAFGRLDFIISGNALPDNPKSSALAAMSAVRAVRNQTAWMRL
- a CDS encoding xanthine dehydrogenase family protein molybdopterin-binding subunit, which codes for MRHDFDMQASRAMTPGVRPQDNHTLLRGAGQYCDDIVLPGALRAVFLRSDVAAGAISGLDITDAGNQPGVRAIHTGADVAHLGPLPVNKVMPLELAVPYAVLAQGHVTAVGQPIAAILAASRSEALDALDCIVLDIETVDLPAPSLIAQREWRAGDPDGALRTAAHIVEATVQHARLAPCAMEPRGIAVRPEAGGGVTIWHSTQTPHRTRSHLAQILGIDTGLIRVIAPNVGGAFGMKASLYPEEVYCVWAAMQLGAPVRWAASRSEDFLSATHGRGISAKGTLAMDAGGRFTAMTADVVAPVGGWLSNSALIPAWNAARILPGPYVIDDVNITAAVQIEHRAPTGIYRGAGRPEAAALTERLVDKAARIANLDPFEIRLRNVPAKDALPRQTATGQILDSGDYAGALHLLRKASRYETRVADIARRRDAGELVGLGLAVFLEPSGEGWESARVTWGADGRVRVDSGTSAQGQARARSYAAIAAQALQVAPQDIDVRHGDTETCPEGIGAVASRSTAIGGSAVLEACQRLREARCAGANLPLSEEVRYTAQGQAWGYGAYLVQLSIDADTGAPHIEAVICVDDAGRIIDAQAVADQITGGLAQGVGEALMEAIHYDADGQLLTASFMDYALPRADDMPQISLHEMQTPSPVNPLGAKGVGEAGTIGAPAAILNAAIDALAPLGVTDLQMPLTSQTLWQAMSEAKTRKAAT
- a CDS encoding dihydrodipicolinate synthase family protein, encoding MNYSKLDAKDYAREHMRGIWAAALNPFCPDGTFDEVGLRQNIRHWVDDLDIKGLFIAGKQGEFFSMSLEERKRNFEVAVDECSGRAGTIMSASDQNFDTVLSLARHAQDCGADYIVVHAPMLHFVTDHDELVYNYYKTICDEVDIGIAMWSHPDSGYLMSPELCARIADLPNIVAIKYSVPREMYVRLSHMVGDKIHVSTASEVEWLDNVEELGWKLYLCSSPPYLLQSKVDRRMHDYTQLAFAGDFAAARRVRDSLDPVRNAFRLTKPGGKPQAHAKYWQELLGQVGGPVRAPMLQLTDAEKAKTYEAFEGCGLKI
- a CDS encoding ISNCY family transposase; the protein is MGLVIMSERELNRIEVLSQVTQGRMTAVTAANVLGLSRRQVHRLLKIFQSDGAAAIRHKARGRRSNNWIDPAVREFAVTLVREKYSDFGPTFAAEKLAEDHDLKVSRETLRKWMKDAGIWLSRKQRRTFHQPRLRRECLGELIQIDGSDHHWFEDRGPACTLLVFIDDATSTLMQVRFVTSESTFSYFEALDLYLAAHGRPVAFYSDKHTVFRVANQSAKSGHGMTQFGRALNELNIEILCANSSQAKGRVERANRILQDRLVKELRLAGISDMDAANAVLPGFMERYNAKFAKAPRRADNLHRLMNIEPDRLRDVFCLRDERYVGKQLAFSFERQRIILIENEITRDLVGKYVDSYAFPDGRLEFRWKGVGLPYSVFDKDQRVTHAAITENKHLSAVLEHIKAEQDKAPPMPRRAGKQKTRYEPTGRRNDGWNSKLARRAKAKLAETSPPDAG